A section of the Schistosoma haematobium chromosome ZW, whole genome shotgun sequence genome encodes:
- the SGPL1_1 gene encoding Sphingosine-1-phosphate lyase 1 (EggNog:ENOG410V48H~COG:E): MEKVSYPIGEFDFRLPGVTSISCDTHKYGFAPKGTSVIMYRNQYYRSKQYFTQTTWPGGIYASSTLPGSRPGALIATCWATMMYHGENGYCKSTKRIISTTRYIINELRKIPGIFVIGEPNVSIVAFSSNNLDIYKLSHLLSDKPNGRGWNLNNLQFPPAIHLCVTDMHTTKGCAEQFIQDVKDVAKELIKQPNKKSEGSDAPNRYVPHKSFDLCEG; the protein is encoded by the exons ATGGAAAAAGTTAGTTATCCAATTGGAGAATTCGATTTTCGGTTGCCTGGTGTCACAAGTATATCATGTGATACACATAAG TACGGGTTTGCACCAAAAGGCACATCTGTTATAATGTATAGAAATCAATATTACCGATCTAAACAATACTTTACACAGACAACTTGGCCTGGTGGCATATATGCTTCATCAACTTTACCAG GAAGTCGACCTGGTGCGTTAATTGCTACTTGCTGGGCAACGATGATGTATCATGGAGAAAATGGTTATTGCAAATCTACCAAACGTATCATCAGTACTACTCGATATATTATAAATGA ATTACGTAAAATACCGGGTATTTTTGTAATTGGTGAACCAAATGTTTCCATTGTAGCatttagttcaaataatcttgatatatataaattaagtCATTTATTATCAGATAAACCAAATGGACGTGGTtggaatttaaataatttacaatttcCACCAGCGATTCATTTATGTGTTACAGATATGCACACAACAAAAGGTTGTGCAGAACAATTTATTCAAGATGTAAAAGATGTAGCTAAAGaattaataaaacaaccaaATAAAAAATCTGAAGGTTCA gatgcaccaaatagatatgtgccacataaatcatttgatttgtgtgagggttga